A region of Rhizobium grahamii DNA encodes the following proteins:
- the clpS gene encoding ATP-dependent Clp protease adapter ClpS: MIAKPIRMQNDSERNGDNGNRGTSVITRTKPKTKKPNLYRVLLLNDDYTPMEFVIHILERFFQKDRESATRIMLHVHNHGVGECGIFTYEVAETKVSQVMDFARQHQHPLQCVMEKK, translated from the coding sequence ATGATCGCAAAGCCGATCCGGATGCAAAATGATAGCGAAAGGAACGGGGACAACGGAAATCGCGGAACCTCGGTCATCACGCGCACAAAACCGAAGACCAAGAAGCCCAATCTGTACCGCGTATTGCTTTTGAATGACGACTACACTCCCATGGAGTTTGTCATCCATATCCTGGAGCGTTTTTTTCAGAAGGACCGTGAAAGTGCCACCCGTATCATGCTCCACGTCCACAATCACGGCGTTGGGGAATGCGGAATATTTACATACGAGGTAGCGGAGACGAAGGTGAGCCAGGTGATGGACTTCGCCCGACAGCACCAGCATCCGCTGCAATGCGTCATGGAAAAGAAGTGA
- a CDS encoding HIT family protein, giving the protein MTSAAYDTNNIFAKILRGEIPSYKVYEDEHTLAFMDVMPQAPGHVLVLPKAASRNILDADPAALARTIPVVQKIANAVQEAFDADGVFVCQFNEPAAGQTVFHLHFHVIPRHEGLALKPHSGKMEDGAVLAANAEKIKAEL; this is encoded by the coding sequence ATGACGAGCGCGGCTTACGACACCAACAATATCTTCGCCAAGATCCTGCGCGGCGAAATCCCCTCGTACAAGGTCTACGAGGACGAGCATACGCTGGCTTTCATGGATGTGATGCCGCAAGCCCCCGGCCATGTGCTGGTCCTGCCGAAGGCCGCCTCGCGCAATATTCTCGACGCTGATCCGGCGGCCCTTGCCCGGACCATCCCTGTCGTCCAGAAGATCGCCAACGCCGTCCAGGAAGCCTTCGACGCCGATGGCGTTTTCGTTTGCCAGTTCAACGAGCCGGCCGCCGGCCAGACCGTGTTCCACCTGCACTTCCACGTCATTCCGCGCCACGAAGGCCTCGCGCTGAAGCCGCATTCGGGCAAGATGGAAGACGGCGCGGTGCTGGCGGCGAATGCCGAAAAGATCAAAGCAGAGCTTTGA
- the clpA gene encoding ATP-dependent Clp protease ATP-binding subunit ClpA: MPTFSPSLEKALHQALTFANERHHEYATLEHLLLALIDDADAAAVMGACNVDLDALRKTLLEYVDNELSNLVTGYDEDSKPTSGFQRVIQRAVIHVQSSGREEVTGANVLVAIFAERESHAAYFLQEQEMTRYDAVNYISHGIGKRPGSSEARNPRGADEGEPESKAASRSGNEQEEGGAKKQQDALKAYCVNLNEKAKGGKIDPLIGRHAEVNRTIQVLCRRSKNNPLYVGDPGVGKTAIAEGLAKRIVEGKVPEALADATIFSLDMGTLLAGTRYRGDFEERLKQVVKELEEYPGAVLFIDEIHTVIGAGATSGGAMDASNLLKPALSSGAIRCIGSTTYKEYRQFFEKDRALVRRFQKIDVNEPSIDDAIEIMKGLKPYFEEYHHLRYSNEAIKTAVELSARYISDRKLPDKAIDVIDETGAAQMLLPPSKRRKLITEKEIEATVATMARIPPKTVSKDDEAVLANLEQELRSVVYGQDTAIEALSTSIKLARAGLREPNKPIGSYVFSGPTGVGKTEVAKQLASSLGVELLRFDMSEYMERHTVSRLLGAPPGYVGFDQGGLLTDGVDQHPHCVVLLDEIEKAHPDIYNILLQVMDHGTLTDHNGKKIDFRNVILIMTTNAGASEMAKAAFGFGSSKRTGEDEEALNRIFTPEFRNRLDAVIPFAPLPTVVIHKVVQKFIMQLEAQLSERNVTFDLHKDAIAWLADKGYDEKMGARPLSRVIQDVIKKPLANEILFGKLKKGGVVNVTVGPKEDGKPGIILEAVSDAAPIKPKPEAEAVHPEVHDEDDGELKTKAKAKKAPAKRAKAAVAEPEVKSTPKKSGAVPRVPKK, from the coding sequence GTGCCAACATTTTCGCCTAGTCTTGAGAAGGCGCTCCATCAGGCACTGACCTTTGCCAACGAGCGGCATCACGAATATGCCACGCTCGAGCATCTGCTGCTCGCCCTGATCGACGATGCCGATGCGGCTGCGGTCATGGGTGCCTGCAATGTCGACCTCGACGCCCTACGCAAAACGCTTCTCGAGTACGTCGACAACGAACTCTCGAATCTTGTCACCGGTTACGATGAAGACTCAAAGCCGACATCCGGCTTCCAGAGGGTCATTCAGCGCGCCGTGATTCATGTGCAGTCTTCCGGTCGCGAAGAGGTAACGGGCGCCAACGTGCTCGTTGCAATTTTCGCCGAGCGCGAAAGCCATGCGGCCTATTTTCTGCAGGAGCAGGAAATGACCCGCTACGACGCCGTCAATTACATCTCGCACGGCATCGGCAAGCGCCCTGGATCGTCGGAAGCACGCAATCCGCGTGGCGCCGACGAAGGCGAACCGGAAAGCAAGGCTGCATCGCGCAGCGGCAACGAACAGGAAGAAGGCGGCGCCAAGAAGCAGCAGGATGCCCTGAAGGCTTATTGCGTCAACCTGAACGAGAAGGCCAAGGGCGGCAAGATCGATCCGCTGATCGGTCGTCACGCCGAGGTCAATCGCACCATCCAGGTGCTGTGCCGCCGCTCGAAGAACAACCCGCTCTATGTCGGTGATCCCGGTGTCGGCAAGACCGCCATCGCGGAGGGCCTCGCCAAGCGTATCGTCGAAGGCAAGGTGCCGGAAGCGCTCGCTGATGCCACGATCTTCTCGCTCGATATGGGCACGCTGCTCGCCGGCACCCGCTACCGCGGTGATTTCGAAGAGCGCTTGAAGCAGGTCGTCAAGGAACTTGAAGAGTATCCTGGCGCCGTGCTGTTCATCGACGAAATTCACACGGTCATCGGTGCCGGTGCGACTTCCGGCGGCGCCATGGATGCATCGAACCTCCTGAAGCCGGCGCTGTCGTCGGGGGCGATCCGTTGCATCGGTTCGACCACCTACAAGGAATATCGCCAGTTCTTCGAAAAGGATCGGGCACTCGTTCGCCGTTTCCAGAAGATCGACGTCAACGAACCTTCGATCGATGATGCCATCGAGATCATGAAGGGTCTGAAGCCTTACTTCGAGGAATACCACCATCTGCGGTATTCGAACGAAGCGATCAAGACGGCCGTTGAACTCTCTGCGCGCTACATCTCGGATCGTAAGCTGCCGGACAAGGCGATCGACGTCATCGACGAAACCGGTGCGGCCCAGATGCTGCTGCCGCCGTCGAAGCGCCGCAAGCTGATCACTGAAAAGGAGATCGAAGCGACCGTCGCGACGATGGCGCGCATTCCGCCGAAGACGGTGTCGAAGGATGACGAGGCCGTTCTTGCCAATCTGGAGCAGGAATTGCGTTCGGTCGTCTACGGTCAGGACACGGCGATCGAAGCTCTGTCGACCTCGATCAAGCTGGCGCGAGCCGGTTTGCGCGAGCCGAACAAGCCGATCGGTTCCTATGTTTTCTCCGGCCCGACGGGCGTCGGCAAGACAGAAGTTGCAAAGCAGCTAGCCTCGTCGCTTGGCGTCGAACTCCTGCGCTTCGATATGTCGGAGTACATGGAGCGTCACACGGTATCGCGTCTGCTTGGGGCACCTCCCGGCTACGTCGGTTTCGATCAGGGTGGTCTGCTCACCGATGGCGTCGACCAGCATCCGCATTGCGTGGTTCTGCTCGACGAAATCGAGAAGGCGCACCCCGACATCTACAACATCCTGTTGCAGGTGATGGACCATGGCACGCTGACCGACCACAACGGCAAGAAGATCGACTTCCGCAACGTCATCCTGATCATGACGACCAACGCAGGCGCGTCCGAAATGGCAAAGGCTGCCTTCGGTTTCGGTTCGTCCAAGCGGACGGGCGAGGACGAGGAAGCGCTGAACCGGATCTTCACGCCGGAATTCCGCAACCGTCTGGACGCGGTCATTCCGTTCGCACCGCTCCCGACAGTGGTCATTCACAAGGTCGTGCAGAAGTTCATCATGCAGCTGGAAGCGCAGCTGTCTGAGCGGAACGTCACCTTCGACCTGCACAAGGATGCGATCGCCTGGTTGGCGGACAAGGGTTACGACGAGAAGATGGGCGCCCGCCCGCTGTCTCGCGTCATCCAGGACGTCATCAAGAAGCCGCTGGCCAACGAAATCCTCTTCGGCAAGCTGAAGAAGGGCGGCGTCGTCAACGTCACCGTCGGACCGAAGGAAGACGGAAAGCCGGGCATCATCCTCGAAGCCGTATCGGACGCGGCGCCGATCAAGCCGAAGCCGGAAGCTGAAGCCGTGCACCCCGAGGTGCATGATGAGGATGACGGCGAGCTGAAGACGAAGGCCAAGGCAAAGAAGGCACCGGCCAAGAGGGCAAAGGCGGCTGTTGCCGAGCCTGAGGTGAAGAGCACGCCGAAGAAGAGCGGCGCTGTACCGCGGGTGCCAAAGAAGTAA